The genomic DNA GTGGTCTCCAGCGAGGAGCGCGAGGAATACAAAAAAGGCCTCTCCGCTGGCGTCAACGTGCTCGCCGGTTACGGCACGGTGTTCTTCGTCAGGCCTGCGCAGACGCAGTTCGACAGCGTGATCAATGACGGTGCCGGGCAATACCGGATCCGCAACCGCGGTAATTCGGTGGTGGTGATCGATGAGTTTCGCGACTGTTCGGTAAAGAATGAAAGCGACTGCCAGCCAACCACCAAGCACCACATTTTGCCGGGACGTACGTTCGAGTTCGACAAGCAGAACGGGCGTGAGTACAGCTTTACGCTGATCGAAGGCAAGGACAGCAAACCCCTGGAAGTCAAGGGATGAGCGCGCAACCAGAGCGTTTCAGGTGATCACCATGTTCAAGGCAAAACGTTTAATCCGATGGCTGCCGCTGCTGCTGGTCAGTGAAGGCGTGCAGGCCATCACCGAGCGCGAAACGTTCGAGGTCTCGGTGACCATTCCCACCGCACAGTTTTATGTGATCCCGTCAGAACCTGACTGGATTCATCTGGAGCAAAGCCTGCCGTTCAACACGCAGTCGGGGCAATTCACGCCGTTGCGCAAGTTCTTCGATGTGAAGAACAGCAATGGCGCGATTGCCGCGCGGATCAGTGCCGAGCCGTTTCTGAGCAACGGCCGTGACAGCGACAACATTGCGCTGATCGTGACCTTCAATCACAAACGCCTGACGGTCGACTCTGACCTTGTGGTCTCGGAACTCGATGCCCGCCCGGGCAAGCGTGTCGGCTTGCAAGTGGCTGCGGCGCCAGCGCCGGAGGGCTACAGGCCGGGCAACTACTTTGGCAGCGTACACATGATTTTCGAGGCGCTGGCGCCTTGATTCTCCAGAGGTTCAACATGTTCAATCGCAAGGTTTACACGCAAGTGTTACTTGCCGCAGCGTTGAGTTATAGCGGGGGAGGGGCTCAGGCGGCAGTCGATGAAATCAGCGCCGTGTTCAAGCCTGATCCCGCCAATCCGATGTCCAACAAGTTCGTAAACACGACCCCGGAAAGCGGTCTTTGCGCCTGGCACCCACCGGCTACGGTGCAGTGCAAAGCGCGCAATATTTTCAGCCTGCGCAACACCGCGATCAGATTCCGTAACAGTGGGTCGATCATCGGTGGGCACGCCACGCCGCAGGAAGGCACCATGTTTAAAGTGCCGTCCGAATTCAGGGATGTTCAGGTCACGCATACCGCGACTGGAAAAGTCGAGACGCTGCAGGTGCGGATCGCGGCGATCGGCACGCGTATGGATTTCCCCAGACCACCGGGGCAGGACGCTTGGGTGGGCGGCGGCAATATGTTCAGGGACGCGCCCAGCCCTTGCATTGGCGTGAACTACCTGGCAGCGGGCATCACGATGAT from Pseudomonas baetica includes the following:
- a CDS encoding CS1 type fimbrial major subunit codes for the protein MFKAKRLIRWLPLLLVSEGVQAITERETFEVSVTIPTAQFYVIPSEPDWIHLEQSLPFNTQSGQFTPLRKFFDVKNSNGAIAARISAEPFLSNGRDSDNIALIVTFNHKRLTVDSDLVVSELDARPGKRVGLQVAAAPAPEGYRPGNYFGSVHMIFEALAP